Part of the Cohnella candidum genome, CCATCCTCACCGAAAACCTGCCTCCACAGGATCGCGACCGCGACGCTGCCCCCGATCAGCGAGGGCATATAATATAAAGATCGGTACATGCCCAGTCCGCTGATCCCCCTATTCAAGAGCATCGCCAACGACAGCGCGAAAGCGAGCTCCAAGGGAACCGCAACGAACACGTACGTAAATGTCACTTTTAAGGATTGAAGATACTGCGGATCGTTGGTAAACATCGTGATATAGTTGCGCAAACCGATCCAGTTCGGTGTCCCGACAAAATTGTAGTTCGTGAAGGACAAGTAGAGAGAAGTGAAAATCGGAATCGCGCTGAACGCCAGCACTCCGATCATCCATGGGGCCAAAAATAAATAGGGGATGAGGCCTTCACTCCGCCTGCGAGCCAGTTTTGTGCGCATAATTCGAACCCCTTTCAAGTGAAGAGCAACCTGTCCGCAGTCCGGCTCAGGCTGCTCTTCCTCCTGCTGCCTATCTTTTCAGAATTTGTTGCGCTTGGGCGAAGAAGTCGTCTGCCGCTTGCTCGACTGTTTTATTGCCGAACGCGACCGCTTGGTTCTCCGTCAGCACAAGCTTCTGCACGGAGGTGCTTCCTGCCGGCATAGCCGGATAAGGCTTGGTCGCCGGAAGAATTTCGTCTACAAACGCATATTCGATTTTTTCCGGTTCTCCGAGGCTGGAGTGAATAACATCCTGCATTTTTTTGGAAGCTTGCGGACCATGTTCCCCCCGGAAAATGGTTGCTGCATCGCTTTCATTCACGATAAAGTTCAGCAACAGGGCGGCTTCTTTCGGGTGCTTGGAATCCGGCGAAATACCTGCGCCCGCGATAATGAGCGGAAATGCCTTTTCTGCGCCTGCTCCGAGCGGATAAGTGACGATTGCCAACTTATCCTGCGTGCTCTTCTGGTAGATTTTCAGCTGATTGGAGCTTTTACTGATCATGGCTACTTTGCCCCGCGCCAGCATGGATTGCTCCTGCGGTTTGTCTCCCTGCTCGGCCTGAATCGATGCTGGCGGCACGACGCCGGCTTTGCGCATTTTGTCCCAGAACGCGTACCAATCGACGAGATCTTGCTTTTCGAAGCCAAGGTCTTTGCCGTTGAACATGGACTTGCCTCTCTGCATCAGGAAATTGTCAAAACCTCTAAACGTACCGCCTTCGTCTTCCGAAGCCCATGCATCCTTGCCTAAGTATTTTTGCAACTGTTGCGCCGTATTGAAGTATTCGTCCCATGTCCAGTTGTTTTTGGGCAGCGTCACGCCCGCTTTTTCGAAGATGGCCGTGTTATAAATGACGCCCGTGATGTTGTGACCGAAGCTGACCATGTAAAGTTTGCCGTCCACTTTGCCGCCGTTTAAGTCTTCTTTGCTGAAATCGCTTACGTTAATTTCACCGGAAGCGACGAGCGGATCCAGATCCATTTGAATGTTGCGCGCGACGAAATCATGCAGGAAGAAGCTGCTCGTCTGCACCACGTCCGGGGTGTTGTTTCCGGCCGCCTGCGTGTTCAATTTCTCGACGAACTGGTTTTCCGTTCCGAATTCGCGCTCTACCGTAATATAAGGGTACTTCTCTTCGAATTTATCAAGCAGGGCGTTCATCATTTCATGTCGGGCTTGACCGCCCCACCAGGCCATACGTATCGTAACATTTTCATGTGCGGCAGCCTTCGATGAAGCGTTCGAAGCGCTCGGTTGGGCATTTTTATCACTGCATGCGCCAAGAATCAACAGTAAGCCAATCAACAAGGCGGATATCCCTTTTTGCATTTTCAATGAAATTCCTCCTTCATGAATGATAGCCAAATGCTGCGTTTTTTCAGGTGCAGCCGGAAGTCCGGCAATCGGTAGGATGAGGCATTCCCTCTCCCCCTTGCTTGTTTTACAACAAGCATCACCTCCCCAAATGGTGAAGCGGATCCGTCAATGATCCGTTTGTTAATTATGGGGCGCGTATTCGCCCTCCATAGCTTGCAGTTTGCGCACCCGCCTGCGGAAATCTTCATCCGTGCTGAAATCGGCATTTAAATAGCTGTCGATCAAATCGACCATCAGCCAGGGACCTATGATCTGCGCTCCCACGCACATCACGTTGACGTCATCATGCTCCACGCTTTGATGCGCGGAATGCACGTCATGGCACACGGCTGCGCGGATTCCCGGTATTTTGTTTGCCGCGATGCAAGCTCCCACGCCGGTGCCGCACACGAGGATTGCCCGTTCAGCTTTGCCGGAGAGGACGGCCTCGCAGACCGTTTTCGTAATGTCCGGAAAATCGATCGGATTCAGGTCGAACGTTCCGTAATCGGTAACTTCGTGCCCCTTGGCTTTCAATGCATCCACCACCGCGGCTTTCAAAGGAAATCCGGCGTGGTCTCCGCCAACTGCGATTTTCATTCGGGTGTCTCTCCTCTAGTGTCTGGTTTATTTAATCGATTAACTCAATCGTTATTTAATCGATTAACTCAGATGGCTCAGATAGCGTTTTGGAGAATTTATAATTGTGATTCCGCACTACTTCCTTGCCGGACAACCGCACGATTGCCTGACGATTAAAGCGGGATCCATGTACATGATGTCGTGCTTCGTTTTCCTGTCCTTGATGCTGGCTATCATGAGCTTAGCGGCTTGAACCCCCAGCTCGTAAGTGGGCTGGCGTACTGCCGTGACCGGAGGATCGACCAATTCCGCCCAATCGGGATCGTCGAATACGATCACCGCCAATTCATTGGGAATTCGGATCCCCTGTTCCCTTAAGTATCTGTATCCGCCCAGCGTCATTGAGTTGTTCGAGATAAACACCGCATCCGGCTTGTGCTCCTGCTCCATGAGCTCCATCATTTTCTCGTATCCGCTATCGATATCGAAACGGCCTTCCTTGACCAACGTCTCTTGCTCGGTAACTCCATAGTCCTCCAGCGCCCTGCGGTAGCCTGTAAGCCGGTCTTTGCCGGTACTCAGAGAGGTCGGGCCCGTAATAATGGCAATCCGTTCGTAGCCATGGCGGATGAGATGTTCCGTCGCGTTATAGGCGCCTCTCATGTTGTTGGTCAGGATTACATCGCAGTTCATGAATTGCGGGCAGCGGTTTAGGAATACGATCGGTACGCCGGTTTCCTCCAGGGAGCGAAAATAATCTCCCGTATTGCCGGCCGAAGATACGATGAGACCGTCGATTCTTTTTCCGATCAAAGCCTCCAGGCATTCGCGTTCTTTCTCCACACTGGAATCCGTGTTGCATAGCAACACGTTGTAGTCGTTTGCCGCCAGTTCCTTCTCGATTCCCCGCACGACGGAAGAGAAAAACGGGTTGGCGATATCGGAGATCAGAAGGCCTACGATGCGCGATTCCTGTTTCCTCAAGCTCTTGGCAAGCGTATTGGGCTGATAGTTCAAGTCCTGCATGACGGCAAGGACCTGCTCTTTCACTTCGCTTCGGACATATTTCTTTCCATTGATCACATTCGAAACGGTTGCAGTGGATACCCCTGCCAATTGGGCCACTTCTTTCAGAGTGGCTCTTTTCATACCGTATCCACCTTCTTTCTTAAAACGATTAACTGTAGTATAAAAGCGGTTTCAACGTCTGTCAATCAGAAAGTTCCATGATTTTAATAATTCGACTCACCGTTTCCCGATCGGGAATTGAACTTTGAGCCCCTTCCCTGCTGACGGCGATGCCCGCAACAACGGACGCGTACCGGATCGATTCGTCCAACGTTTTTCCTTGCGACAGCGCGACGGCCAATCCTCCGATGAAAGAATCCCCGGCAGCCGTCGTATCCTTGGCTTTGACCGAAATAGCCGAGTAAGATCGCACGCCGTCCCGATTGACGAGAAGACAGCCTCTGGAACCCAGCGTAACCAGCACGTTCTCCACGCCGGCCTCATGCAACTGAGTCGCCTTCGATTGCAAGTCTCCCGGTTCGGGGCACAGCAGGTTAAGCTCCGATTCATTCGGAATCAGCATGTAAAGTCCCCTAAGGACCTCCGGTCGAAGGGGCTGGGCAGGAGCGGGGTTAAGCAGCAATTTGACGTTCTTGTTCCTGCAAACTGCGGCCGCATGTTCGACCGTCTCCATCGGAATCTCCAGTTGCATCAGGCAATATTCGGCCTCTTCAAGCAATCGGACATGGCGTTCCATTTGTGCAATGTCAAATCGGCCGTTGGCGCCCGAATGAACGACGATGTTGTTTTCTCCCCGGTCGGAGACGTTGATATAAGCCGTGCCCGTTGGCTGCTCCGGATCCCATTCGATGCCTGTTGTACGGACGCCGCTGTCGGAAAGGCTATCGAGAAGGATTTTGCCATAGTCATCGTTTCCCAACCGGCCGATCATTACCGCATCGCCGCCTAGACGGCCGACGGCTACTGCCTGATTGGCTCCTTTACCTCCTCCGTAGCGGCCGATACTTCTGGCCAGAAGCGTTTCTCCCTCCCTGGGGATATGCGGAACCCGTATTACCACGTCCATGTTAATGCTGCCTGCCACTACGATTTTCGCCAAACAATCTCCTCCCCGAGTTAAATAATTCCTCATCATCTTTATCTCTTGAATCGATTAAATAGTCAAGGGTTATTTTCTCTGAAAGTATATGTTTATGCTTATCGATAGAAGCGACATTAAGCCGGTTTGGTCGGCACAACTGCACGTCTTGACGGCTCGTTCATCGCAAGAAGCCATCGATTTTGGAGTCGACGGTTTGGGCCACTTGTTTATCGACAGACCCGAGTGCACGTCCGAGTTAGTGCAATCCATAGCGGATTCAGGCGCTTTTGTTACACCGTGCTTGGTGTTGAATTCATCTATTATTGGAAATCCGGCATCGGAATTGGCGAATGATCCGCGTGTTCATTCCAAATTAAGTCCGGATTGGATCGATATTTTAAACTCAAGTTTCAATACGTTTCCACAAGGCAATATGGAGAACAGCTTTAAGAATGTGATGGATCTTCACCATGCCGGAGTTGACATTCTGGTAGGGACGGATGTCGCGCCGGTTCCCGTTCCGAATCTTGGCGGACTTGCTCATGGAGCCAGCGTCCATCATGAAATGCAATTGCTGGTGAAGGCCGGGTTCACCCCGATAGAAGCGCTTCAGTCGGCTACCGCGAAACCAGCCCGTTGCTTTGGTCTTATCGATCGAGGCCGTATTGCCGAGGGTGCGCGCGCTGACCTTATACTAGTAAACGGTGATCCGACAACCAACATCTCGGACACCTTGTCCATTAAAGCCGTATGGTTCAAAGGTGTACAGAGACTAAATTAATCTCTCTCCCCGCCCGTTACTTCAATGAAAACGGCAGCCGTTCGTGTGGCCGGCTGCCGTCGATTCATGATGGATAATGGCGGAAGGATTACTTGGTAACGTCAACATTGTCGGTTAGCGAAATAGCATACCAAATGGGAACTGGCGGGAATGCGAGGTCAATCGTCCGAGGATTGGGGATGCCGGCTTGCTCTTTCGTTGTAACCCTCACCCCATTCTTTCATCAGCAAAATAATGGGCTTTAATGTTTTTCCAAATTCGGTTAGCGAATATTCTACCTTTGGAGGCACCTGATTGTACGTTTTTCGCTCTATGATTCCTTCACGTTCAAGTTCCCGTAGTTGCAGAGTAAGAATATGATGTGTGACCTTTGGATAGATTCTGCGAAGCTCACCGAACCGCTTCGTTCCGCTCATTAAGTGATAAAGAATCACCCCTTTCCACTTTCCTCCAATGATCTCAAGCGTCGTTTCGACTGGACACTTTTTTTCAATAGCATTTTCCATCTCATTATCCCTCTGCATAGTATTATTTTTGTTACTTGGTATTATTAATTTGCGTACTTTAAGTATATTACTAACTTAAATATACTGAAATGGCCGAAGGCAGCCAATATGTGAAGGGAATGATTGAAATGGGGAAAGCGGAAGAAATAAAGAGATTTGAGGGCCGGACAGCGATTGTCACCGGAGGCGGCACCGGGATGGGCCGTGCTGCTGCACTAAGGCTCGGCCGGGAAGGCGCCAATGTCGTCATAGCGGGTCGACGCATGAAAGAGCTTCAAGAAGTATCTGATGAAATTGTCTCTCTCGGAGGCAGGGCACTCGCCGTTCCGACCGACGTTGCCGATCCTCGTCAGGTCGCAGCGCTTATAAACAGGACGCTGGATGTGTTCGGAAGTCTGGATATGGCTTGGAACAACGCCGGCGTTCTCGGAACTTTCTCGCCTATTCACGAACTATCGTTTGACGATTTTGATACACTGATGTCGATCAATCTACGGGGCGTATTCGCCTGTCTAAAATACGAAATCGCAGCCATGCTCGAACGTGGTATCCGAGGCTCGATCGTTAACACTTCTTCGTGGACGGCGCATGGGGCGATGCCGGGAACTTCAGGCTACGCGGCCTCCAAGGGAGCACTCGACGCAATGATGCGAACCGTGGCGTTGGAGGTGGGTCCCAGCAACATTCGAGTGAACAACGTCAGCCCCGGAATGATTGCAACCCCGATGTCGCAGGAGGTTCTAAGCGACGAAACTACGGCGCATCCGTTCGTAAAGCATACTCCCTTACAACGGGTTGGGCAATCTGAAGATGTGGCGGATGCCGTACTCTGGCTTCTTTCCGACGACGCTCGTTTTATAACCGGTCAGAGCATACTCGTCGATGGCGGTTACACGATCGGCGGATTGCGCCCGTGACTGAATGATCTAGCGGAACCCTTTTTTTAAAATCACCGCTTCTATGACGAGCAAATTAGGAATCCAACATAACCATGCTACTACCCGATACCCCGCCTCGAAATCACCAAAAATAAGAGCCAGCGGAGCTAACCAGAGGCGAAGCGTTACTGCGGCAAAAGTAAGCGAATAACTGCGAAGCATCCACGCTTTATGAGCTTGTATGTCTTTGACCATAATTTTTCTCGTCGCCGTAAGTGTCGTCGCCACCCATAATGCATCCAACAACATGAAGCCAAGCCCAGCAATCCAGCCCCCTGTAGCAAAAAGGGATAAATACACACTCACGATCCCGCTTATTGTAATCAAAATAACGTATACATACCCTAAAAGTTTATGCCGACGTTTCCTTGTGTTCGTCGGCTTCATGAAAATTTGAAAAGGTCCAATGATCAAGGCAAGTATGGCGGTGACGATATGTATGTACAACACATAGACCCATGGCGTGAGTTCGAAATTCGGCTTTTGCAATTTGAAAGCGACGAGTCCCGCACTGCTGGCTTTAAGCAGGCCATACTGAACCATTGCATATCCTGCAATCGAAAACGCAAAAACAAAAATGAGTGCCCGAATGATCTTTTTTCCCATTTCAATATCCACTCTCCTCTAATTTAATTGACTGCCGTTCAATTAAAGATTAAAAAAATTACGTCAGTCCACGGAGTAATAATTGCACGTGTACGTCGGCCAGCATGGCAATGTCTTCATACGTTTGCGGGCTATGAATATAAAAGCTGACAAAACCATGCAGGGACAGAAACAGGACCCAGATCAATTGGACATCTTTCGCCCGGTCTGCGTTGATCATTTGCAGCGATTCCTTCACCGCGTTAGAAAATTTCTCATAGCTGGCCGTATTTGCTTGTGACGTGTAGCATTCAAGCCCTGGTTCCCGAATCAAAAACATGAGTTCAAATGACCGTTTGTTCTCCAGACCGAATCGGATAAAAGAGAGAAAAATCAGCTCAAGCCGCTCGCGTCCCGGGTTTGGCGAAGTGCTTACCACTTCTTCGAGCAGATTGTCCAGTCTGTGAAAATCTTCTGCCGTCATGGCACTAAACAAATCAGCCTTCTCGCGGAAATGGTAATAAAGCGAACCTGGAGAATACCCCAGCTGCTTTGCAATGCTGCGCATGGATACATCGCGATAACCGTGCTCCACGAATTGCTGCCTTGCCGCATCAAGAATTCTTTGTCTGCTCAGCTCATGCTCAACGGCTTTTCTAGGTGACAAGTGAAAGACCTCTCTTTATTTGAACGATGTTTAATAAACCTTAGCATACACCTTATTTCTCTGTCAATGACGTCGGATATTAAAGTAAAGAAAGGAGTGCCTCGGCACTCCTTTTGAGCTCTTATAAGTGTGATTCTATAGATGTCTTAACTTCTCCGGATTTGCGACCGTATAAATCGCTTCGATCTTATGATCCCGATAAGCAAAAGAATAAACATATTGAAGCCCTTCATCCAAACGAAGGCGGATTCCGGGGAGCCCATTCACCATGAGGAACGAGTAAGTAAATTTACCCGCATGCCTGTTGATCATATTTTGATGAAGCTTCAGCACCTGCTCAAACCCGACAACAGGCACTTGAGCCGCGCTTACTTTGCCTCCGCCGTCCGTGTAGAGCACGACATTCTCGCTAACCAGTTCAAGAAGCTTCGCCGTATTTCCTTGCAACAGCGAATGGACAAACTCTTTAATCTTCTCCTCAGCAATGGAAACCGCCGGTTGTTGGTCAGGGTTGAAATGGATGCTCTTTTTGGCGCGGTGGAATATTTGCCGGCAATTCGCGCTGCTTTTCCCGACGATATCGGCAATCTCATCAAATGAATAATGAAAAATCTCCCGAAGAAGAAAAACCGCCCTTTCCGTTGCACTCAATTGCTGAAGAAGCAGAAGATAAGCCGTGGAAATCGACTCCGACCTCAAATACCGATTGGATGGATCGTCGTCCGAAGCCCCTTTTTCAATCAAGGGCTCCGGAAGCCATGGACCGACATACATTTCCCGTTTTTTGGCCGACGAGCGCAGAAGATCAAGACAACGGTTCGTTACGATTTTGTACAGGAATGCCCTTTCGTTTCGGATCGTCCCGATGTCGGACAATCCGTTATAGCTCATGAAAGCATCTTGTACGATATCTTCCGCATCCATGACGCTGCCGAGCATTCGATAAGCCAGCGAAAACAGCTCCGTTTTATAAAGTTTATATAACTCCTCTATGCTCATAAGGGGCGTTCCTCTCCTTACCCTCAAGGGAGAGCATGTGTTGTACGGCTCTTTTGGCACTTGCGGTTGCGGCATCGACCAATACTTCACCGTGCGACGCCCATTCTCCTGCTACGTATAACCCTTGTATTTCCGGGACAGCGGGTCCGGGATTCTCATGGCGTTTCATATGCATAAAGTCGTGACAAACCGTCATTTTCGGAAGGTATTGCTTGGCAACCACTTCCTCCCGCCATCCCGGCTGCATCAAGTCCAGCACGCCTTCCAGTTCTTGCAGATCTTTATCCGGATCCGGATCTTTCCCTTGGTACTTAATGAGCGATATAACTTGCGCACCATCGTCGCTTAGGTAGGCCGCACGCGAATAATTGCTAAAAAGCACGGTCTGATCAATTCCGTAAGCAAATTGGCGGTTAGGCTTGGGAAGCCGTTTCAAGGCCACATCCAGGCAAGCCGCGGTAACCTCAATCGCTTGTTCTTTCCAAGTACGAAGGGCGGTTTTTTCTGCGAAAGGCACCAACTCGTATGCGATAGCAGGCGACGTGGCCAGGATAACATGGTGCGTATCGAGTTTCGTTCCGTCTTCGAAGAGAACCTGCCGCACGATCCCGCCACGGGTATCGATGGACGAGACTTTGGTATTCGTTACGAACCGTACTCCCAGGTCGGATGCCTTTTTCCGCAATTCCTCGATCAATTCGCCCCAGCCGCGATCCAGGTACAACGCGCCTTTAAGGGCATTCTGAAGCTGCTTCAATACAGGACCCGCGGCAGGCAAATCCGGCCCGACCACATAACTGGCGGCACGAAGCAACGAATAAAAGATATTGCGCACCATGGGATCTCGCAAATTCCCTTCGACCCATTCGCGGATACTGATCCGGTCAAATTGACGAGTATCCGCTTTGGAAACTTTCATCAGACAGGAAGCGAACTCCATCTTTCCTTTCCAAGACAACAGTGGGGTCGTGAACAAGGACTTCATATCCGAAGGCAAGGCGTTCAATTTCCCTTTCCAAACGCCATACGCGAACGCCGAAGGGCGCTTTCCTTGCAAGGTCAGCCCCATTTCCCGGAAAGTCGCGTACGCATCTCCCTTATACAAGGAATGCGCGCCAAGATTGAAGTACGCTCCTTTTTTCTTATTCGAAATGGCTCGGCCGCCTAAGCGATTCTGTTTTTCAATGACCACCGTTTGTTTCCCGGCCATGGCTGCGTAAATGGCAGCGGTTAAACCCGCAATCCCTCCACCGACCACGACCACATCCACCTTTTGCATCGCTCATCATCCCTTTTCGTATTTTGCCTGTATGACGGGCAAGGGATGTGAAGTGTGACAGGTGAGCAAATAAAATTTTAGGACCTTGGTCAGAAAGCAGTATGTAAACGCCGCGTACAACCCGCTCGACCCGTCCCCGATGACTTTCTGTTATCATTCTCAAAAAGAAAAGGAACCCGATCCGTATGGACCAAAGGTTCCTTCTAGCGCGTTGATCACTGATTTCTATTTAAATCAGACCCGATTTTTGCAACAGTTTCTGAATCATCGTTGCAACCTCTGCCCTGGTCATGAAGTCCGTCGGTACAAGTTTAGCATCGCTTCGTCCAGATACAATGCCCGCCTGCACGCTGTCCGCAACGCTGCTTTGCGCCCATGGAGATACTTCTGCCGCATCTCCAAACGGACGAAGCACCGCAACTGCCGATGGAACGGAAAGCTTGTCTTTCAGTCCGGTGACCTTCATCGCTTTGGAGAGCACCACCATCGCCTGTTCGCGCGTAATGTTGTCATTCGGCCGGAACGTTCCGTCCTCGAAGCCCGCGATCAGCTTGTACGCATAAGCCGTGTTGACCGCGCCGCTGTACCAGTCCGTTGCCTTCACATCCGAGAATGGCGGTGCTCCATTGTCCAGTTTGAGCCCCAAACCGCGAACGATGATAGCCGCGAATTCGGCGCGCGTAATATCCCGGTCAGGACTGAACTGGCCGCCCCCGGTGCCCTCAATAACCATGCGCGAGCCCATGTCGTTAACGGCACCTTTCGCCCAATGGTTCGCAACGTCGCTAAATGCAAGCGGATGCCAGACGACGGAATAGGTGCTATTAGTCAAACTGTTGATGGTTGCGTAATACTTGCCATCGATCACAACGATCTTCGTCGGAACGTGGCGAACGGATCCATCCGGCTCT contains:
- a CDS encoding ABC transporter substrate-binding protein, whose amino-acid sequence is MAWWGGQARHEMMNALLDKFEEKYPYITVEREFGTENQFVEKLNTQAAGNNTPDVVQTSSFFLHDFVARNIQMDLDPLVASGEINVSDFSKEDLNGGKVDGKLYMVSFGHNITGVIYNTAIFEKAGVTLPKNNWTWDEYFNTAQQLQKYLGKDAWASEDEGGTFRGFDNFLMQRGKSMFNGKDLGFEKQDLVDWYAFWDKMRKAGVVPPASIQAEQGDKPQEQSMLARGKVAMISKSSNQLKIYQKSTQDKLAIVTYPLGAGAEKAFPLIIAGAGISPDSKHPKEAALLLNFIVNESDAATIFRGEHGPQASKKMQDVIHSSLGEPEKIEYAFVDEILPATKPYPAMPAGSTSVQKLVLTENQAVAFGNKTVEQAADDFFAQAQQILKR
- the rpiB gene encoding ribose 5-phosphate isomerase B, which gives rise to MKIAVGGDHAGFPLKAAVVDALKAKGHEVTDYGTFDLNPIDFPDITKTVCEAVLSGKAERAILVCGTGVGACIAANKIPGIRAAVCHDVHSAHQSVEHDDVNVMCVGAQIIGPWLMVDLIDSYLNADFSTDEDFRRRVRKLQAMEGEYAPHN
- a CDS encoding LacI family DNA-binding transcriptional regulator translates to MKRATLKEVAQLAGVSTATVSNVINGKKYVRSEVKEQVLAVMQDLNYQPNTLAKSLRKQESRIVGLLISDIANPFFSSVVRGIEKELAANDYNVLLCNTDSSVEKERECLEALIGKRIDGLIVSSAGNTGDYFRSLEETGVPIVFLNRCPQFMNCDVILTNNMRGAYNATEHLIRHGYERIAIITGPTSLSTGKDRLTGYRRALEDYGVTEQETLVKEGRFDIDSGYEKMMELMEQEHKPDAVFISNNSMTLGGYRYLREQGIRIPNELAVIVFDDPDWAELVDPPVTAVRQPTYELGVQAAKLMIASIKDRKTKHDIMYMDPALIVRQSCGCPARK
- the rbsK gene encoding ribokinase, which gives rise to MAKIVVAGSINMDVVIRVPHIPREGETLLARSIGRYGGGKGANQAVAVGRLGGDAVMIGRLGNDDYGKILLDSLSDSGVRTTGIEWDPEQPTGTAYINVSDRGENNIVVHSGANGRFDIAQMERHVRLLEEAEYCLMQLEIPMETVEHAAAVCRNKNVKLLLNPAPAQPLRPEVLRGLYMLIPNESELNLLCPEPGDLQSKATQLHEAGVENVLVTLGSRGCLLVNRDGVRSYSAISVKAKDTTAAGDSFIGGLAVALSQGKTLDESIRYASVVAGIAVSREGAQSSIPDRETVSRIIKIMELSD
- a CDS encoding winged helix-turn-helix transcriptional regulator, with the protein product MENAIEKKCPVETTLEIIGGKWKGVILYHLMSGTKRFGELRRIYPKVTHHILTLQLRELEREGIIERKTYNQVPPKVEYSLTEFGKTLKPIILLMKEWGEGYNERASRHPQSSDD
- a CDS encoding SDR family NAD(P)-dependent oxidoreductase, coding for MAEGSQYVKGMIEMGKAEEIKRFEGRTAIVTGGGTGMGRAAALRLGREGANVVIAGRRMKELQEVSDEIVSLGGRALAVPTDVADPRQVAALINRTLDVFGSLDMAWNNAGVLGTFSPIHELSFDDFDTLMSINLRGVFACLKYEIAAMLERGIRGSIVNTSSWTAHGAMPGTSGYAASKGALDAMMRTVALEVGPSNIRVNNVSPGMIATPMSQEVLSDETTAHPFVKHTPLQRVGQSEDVADAVLWLLSDDARFITGQSILVDGGYTIGGLRP
- a CDS encoding DUF2306 domain-containing protein — its product is MGKKIIRALIFVFAFSIAGYAMVQYGLLKASSAGLVAFKLQKPNFELTPWVYVLYIHIVTAILALIIGPFQIFMKPTNTRKRRHKLLGYVYVILITISGIVSVYLSLFATGGWIAGLGFMLLDALWVATTLTATRKIMVKDIQAHKAWMLRSYSLTFAAVTLRLWLAPLALIFGDFEAGYRVVAWLCWIPNLLVIEAVILKKGFR
- a CDS encoding TetR/AcrR family transcriptional regulator, which produces MSPRKAVEHELSRQRILDAARQQFVEHGYRDVSMRSIAKQLGYSPGSLYYHFREKADLFSAMTAEDFHRLDNLLEEVVSTSPNPGRERLELIFLSFIRFGLENKRSFELMFLIREPGLECYTSQANTASYEKFSNAVKESLQMINADRAKDVQLIWVLFLSLHGFVSFYIHSPQTYEDIAMLADVHVQLLLRGLT
- a CDS encoding RNA polymerase sigma-70 factor codes for the protein MSIEELYKLYKTELFSLAYRMLGSVMDAEDIVQDAFMSYNGLSDIGTIRNERAFLYKIVTNRCLDLLRSSAKKREMYVGPWLPEPLIEKGASDDDPSNRYLRSESISTAYLLLLQQLSATERAVFLLREIFHYSFDEIADIVGKSSANCRQIFHRAKKSIHFNPDQQPAVSIAEEKIKEFVHSLLQGNTAKLLELVSENVVLYTDGGGKVSAAQVPVVGFEQVLKLHQNMINRHAGKFTYSFLMVNGLPGIRLRLDEGLQYVYSFAYRDHKIEAIYTVANPEKLRHL
- a CDS encoding phytoene desaturase family protein; its protein translation is MQKVDVVVVGGGIAGLTAAIYAAMAGKQTVVIEKQNRLGGRAISNKKKGAYFNLGAHSLYKGDAYATFREMGLTLQGKRPSAFAYGVWKGKLNALPSDMKSLFTTPLLSWKGKMEFASCLMKVSKADTRQFDRISIREWVEGNLRDPMVRNIFYSLLRAASYVVGPDLPAAGPVLKQLQNALKGALYLDRGWGELIEELRKKASDLGVRFVTNTKVSSIDTRGGIVRQVLFEDGTKLDTHHVILATSPAIAYELVPFAEKTALRTWKEQAIEVTAACLDVALKRLPKPNRQFAYGIDQTVLFSNYSRAAYLSDDGAQVISLIKYQGKDPDPDKDLQELEGVLDLMQPGWREEVVAKQYLPKMTVCHDFMHMKRHENPGPAVPEIQGLYVAGEWASHGEVLVDAATASAKRAVQHMLSLEGKERNAPYEHRGVI